Proteins from one Choloepus didactylus isolate mChoDid1 chromosome 4, mChoDid1.pri, whole genome shotgun sequence genomic window:
- the CSPG4 gene encoding chondroitin sulfate proteoglycan 4, which yields MRSGPRPPPPAPTLGLVLTLAVLTSAASAASFFGGNHLEVPVATTLTDIDLQLQFSTAQPEALLLLAAGLADHLLLQLSSGRLQVRLVLGQEELRLQSPAETPLSDNVPHAVVLTVLDGRAVLSIDGLLNTSAPAPEAPLEVPYGLFVGGTGSLGLPYLRGTSRPLRGCLHEATLNGRSLLRPLTPGVLEGCAEEFSAGDDVALGFSGPHSLAALPAWGTRDEGTLEFTLTTRSQQAPLAFQAGGRQGDFIYMDIFDGHLRAVVEKGQGTVLLHNSVPVADGQPHEVSIHVDAHRLEISVDQYPTRTSNRGVLSYLEPRGSLLLGGLDAEAARHLQDHRLGLAPGTANVSLLGCLEDLSVNGQRRGLRDAMLTRDMTAGCRLEEDEYEEDAYGPYEVLSTLAPEAWQALELPEPCVPEPGLPPIFANFTQLLTISPLVVAEGGTVWLEWRHVQPTLDLSEAELRKSQVLFSVSRGPRHGELELDIPGAQVRKMFTLLDVVNRKARFVHDGSEDTSDQLVLEVSVTARGPMPSCLRRGQTYVLPIQVNPVNDPPRIVFPHGNLMVILEHTRKPLGPDIFQAYDPDSTCEGLTFQLLGVPSSHPVEHRDRPGEPATEFSCQELQVGSLVYVHRGGPAQDLTFRVSDGLQASPPATLKVVAVRPAIQVRHNTGLRLAQGSAVPILPANLSVETNAVGQDVSVLYRVSGALQFGELQRQGAGGAEGSEWWPVQAFHQRDVEQGRVRFLSTDTQHRAEDTVENLALEVQVGQETLSNLSFPVTVQRATVWMLRLQPLHTQNTQQEVLTTAHLEATLEEAGSSPTTFHYEVVQAPRKGNLRLQGTRLSDGQGFTQDDLQSGRVTYGATARASEAMEDNFRFRVTAPPHFSPLYTFPIHIGGDPDAPVLTNILLLVPEGGEGVISADHLFVKSLNSASYLYEVMERPRHGRLAWRGARDKTTMVTSFTNEDLLDGRLVYQHDGSETTEDDIPFVATRQGEGSGSMAWEEVRGVFRLAIQPVNDHAPVQTISRVFHVARGGQRLLTTDDVAFSDADSGFADDQLVLTRKDLLFGSIVAVDEPTRPIYRFTQEDLRKRRVLFVHSGADRGWIQLQVSDGQHQATALLEVQASEPYLHVANGSSLVVPQGSQGAIDTAVLHLDTNLDIRSGDEVSYQVTAGPRWGQLLRAGQPAMAFSQQDLLDGTILYSHNGSLSPRDTLTFSVEAGPVHTDATLQVTIALEGPLAPLHLVQHKKIYVFQGEAAEIRRDHLEAAQEAVPPADIVFSVKTPPSAGYLVTVSHGALANDAPSLDPVQSFSQEAVDAGRVLYLHSRPDAWNDAFSLDVASGLGATLEGVRVELEVLPAAIPLEAQNFSVPEGGSRTLVPPLLRIPGPYFPTLPGLSLQVLQPPQHGTLRTEEGPQDRSLGAFSWREVEQQLIHYVHDGSETLTDSFVLLANASEIDRQSRPVAVTITILPVNDQPPTLTVNTGLQMWEGTTVPILPEALRGTDSDSGPGDLVYTIEQPSNGQVVLQAAPDTAVHSFTQAQLDGGLVLFIHSGALEGGFRFNLSDGEHTSPGHFFHVMAQKQLFLSLEGSRTLTVCPGSVQPLSSQNLRASSSAGTDPRHLLYHVVRGPQLGRLFHAQQGGPGEALVNFTQAEVYAGNVLYEHEMPPDPFWEAHDTLELQLSSPPAPDVAATFAVTVTFEDACPRRPSRLWRNKGLWVPEGQRAEITVAALDASNLLASVPLPQRAEHDVLFQITQFPTRGQLLVSEEPLHARQPHFLQSELATGQLVYAHGGGGTQQDGFRFRAHLQGPARAPVAGPQTSEAFTITVRDVNERPPRPQASVPLRLPRGSRAPVSRAHLSVVDPDSAPGEIEYEVQRSPHNGFLSLAGGSPGPVTRFTQADVDAGRLAFVANGSSVAGIFQLSVSDGASPPLPMSLAVDILPSSIQVQLQAPLEVPQALGHAALSRQQIQVVSDREEPEAAYRLTQGPQYGHLLVGGQPASAFSQRQVDQGEVVFAFTNFSSAHDRFGILALARGANASATVNVTVRALLHVWAGGPWPQGATLRLDPTILDAAELANHTGSVPRFRLLAGPQHARVVRVPRARTEPRGTQQFTQLVQQFTQRDLEEGRLGLEVGRPEGGPPGPTGDSLTLELWARGVPPAVASLDFTTEPYSAARRYGVALLSLPEAAQTEARKPETSTPTGQPSLEPPSPVPTVARAGFLGFLEANMFSIIIPVCLVLLLLALILPLLFYLRKRNKTGKHDVQILAAKPRNGLAGDAETFRKVEPGQAIPLTTVPGQGPPPGGQPDPELLQFCRTANPALKNGQYWV from the exons GTCAGACTTGTCCTGGGTCAGGAGGAGCTGAGGCTGCAGAGCCCGGCAGAGACCCCACTGAGCGACAATGTCCCCCACGCTGTGGTGCTCACCGTGTTGGACGGCCGGGCTGTGTTGTCCATTGATGGACTCCTCAACAcctcagcccctgccccagaAGCTCCCCTGGAGGTCCCCTATGGGCTCTTTGTGGGGGGCACTGGGAGCCTTGGATTGCCCTACCTGAGGGGAACCAGCCGACCCCTGAGGGGTTGCCTCCACGAAGCCACCCTCAACGGCCGCAGCCTCCTCCGGCCGCTGACCCCAGGCGTGCTTGAGGGCTGTGCCGAAGAGTTTTCCGCGGGTGACGACGTGGCCCTTGGCTTCTCTGGGCCCCACTCGCTGGCTGCCTTGCCCGCCTGGGGCACTCGGGACGAGGGTACCCTGGAGTTCACACTCACCACGAGGAGCCAGCAGGCGCCCCTGGCCTTCCAGGCGGGGGGCCGGCAGGGGGATTTCATCTACATGGACATATTTGACGGCCACCTGCGGGCCGTGGTCGAGAAGGGCCAGGGCACCGTGCTGCTGCACAACAGCGTGCCCGTGGCCGACGGGCAGCCCCACGAGGTCAGCATCCACGTGGACGCGCACCGGCTGGAGATCTCCGTGGACCAGTACCCCACGCGCACTTCCAACCGGGGGGTCCTCAGCTACCTAGAGCCACGCGGCAGCCTCCTCCTCGGGGGCCTGGACGCGGAGGCCGCCCGCCACCTCCAGGACCACCGCCTCGGCCTGGCGCCCGGGACTGCCAACGTCTCCCTGCTGGGCTGCCTGGAGGACCTTAGCGTCAATGGCCAGAGGCGGGGGCTCCGGGATGCCATGCTGACGCGCGACATGACCGCTGGCTGCAGGCTGGAGGAGGACGAGTATGAGGAGGACGCCTATGGCCCCTATGAGGTGCTCTCCACCTTGGCGCCCGAGGCCTGGCAGGCCCTGGAGCTGCCTGAGCCCTGCGTGCCTGAACCGGGGCTGCCCCCCATCTTTGCCAACTTCACCCAACTGCTGACCATCAGCCCCTTGGTAGTGGCCGAGGGCGGCACAGTCTGGCTCGAGTGGCGGCACGTGCAGCCCACGCTGGACCTGAGCGAGGCCGAGCTGCGCAAATCCCAGGTGCTGTTCAGCGTGAGCCGCGGACCACGCCACGGCGAGCTGGAGCTGGACATCCCGGGCGCCCAAGTGCGAAAGATGTTCACCCTCCTGGACGTGGTGAACCGCAAGGCCCGCTTCGTCCACGACGGCTCTGAGGACACCTCGGACCAGCTGGTGCTGGAGGTGTCAGTGACGGCTCGGGGGCCCATGCCCTCGTGCCTTCGGAGAGGCCAGACTTACGTCCTGCCTATCCAAGTGAACCCCGTCAACGACCCACCCCGTATCGTCTTCCCGCACGGCAACCTCATGGTGATCCTGGAGCACACGCGGAAGCCACTGGGGCCCGACATCTTCCAGGCTTACGACCCAGACTCCACCTGCGAAGGCCTCACCTTCCAGCTCCTTGGTGTCCCATCCAGCCACCCTGTGGAGCACCGAGACCGGCCCGGGGAGCCTGCCACTGAGTTCTCCTGCCAGGAGCTGCAGGTGGGCAGCCTCGTCTACGTCCACCGCGGTGGCCCCGCACAGGACCTGACCTTCCGGGTCAGCGACGGGCTGCAGGCCAGTCCCCCAGCCACGCTGAAGGTGGTGGCCGTCCGGCCCGCCATCCAGGTCCGCCATAACACGGGGCTCCGCCTGGCGCAGGGCTCCGCTGTGCCCATCTTGCCCGCCAACCTGTCAGTGGAGACCAATGCCGTGGGGCAGGACGTGAGTGTGCTCTACCGCGTCTCCGGCGCCCTGCAGTTCGGGGAGCTGCAGAGGCAGGGGGCAGGCGGGGCGGAGGGCTCCGAGTGGTGGCCCGTGCAGGCCTTCCACCAGCGGGACGTGGAGCAGGGCCGCGTGAGATTCCTGAGCACTGACACACAGCACCGCGCCGAGGACACCGTGGAGAACCTGGCCCTGGAGGTGCAGGTGGGCCAGGAGACCCTGAGCAACCTCTCCTTCCCAGTGACTGTCCAGAGAGCCACGGTGTGGATGCTGCGGCTGCAGCCTCTGCACACGCAGAACACCCAGCAGGAGGTCCTCACCACGGCCCACCTGGAGGCCACCCTGGAGGAGGCGGGCTCAAGCCCCACCACCTTCCACTATGAGGTGGTTCAGGCCCCCAGGAAGGGAAATCTTCGGCTACAAGGCACACGGTTGTCGGACGGCCAGGGCTTCACCCAGGATGACCTACAGTCTGGCCGGGTGACCTACGGGGCCACGGCACGTGCCTCGGAGGCCATGGAGGATAACTTCCGCTTCCGTGTCACAGCTCCACCACACTTCTCCCCACTCTACACCTTCCCTATCCACATCGGCGGCGACCCTGATGCTCCTGTCCTCACCAACATCCTCCTCTTGGTGCCCGAGGGTGGCGAGGGCGTCATCTCTGCTGACCACCTCTTCGTCAAGAGTCTCAACAGTGCCAGCTACCTCTATGAGGTCATGGAGCGGCCCCGCCATGGGAGGTTGGCGTGGCGGGGGGCACGGGATAAGACCACCATGGTGACATCCTTCACCAACGAAGACCTGCTCGACGGCCGACTGGTCTACCAGCATGATGGCTCTGAGACCACAGAAGATGACATCCCATTTGTGGCCACCCGCCAGGGCGAGGGCAGTGGTAGCATGGCCTGGGAGGAGGTACGGGGTGTCTTCCGCTTGGCCATCCAACCTGTGAATGACCACGCGCCCGTGCAGACCATCAGCCGCGTCTTCCATGTAGCCCGGGGTGGGCAGCGGCTGCTGACAACAGACGACGTGGCCTTCAGTGATGCCGACTCAGGCTTCGCTGATGATCAGTTGGTGCTGACCCGCAAGGACCTCCTCTTTGGCAGTATTGTGGCGGTGGATGAGCCCACACGGCCCATCTACCGCTTCACCCAGGAGGATCTCAGGAAGAGGCGGGTCCTGTTTGTGCACTCAGGGGCTGACCGCGGCTGGATCCAGCTGCAGGTGTCAGATGGGCAGCACCAGGCCACTGCGCTGCTCGAGGTGCAGGCCTCAGAGCCCTACCTCCACGTGGCCAATGGCTCCAGCCTCGTGGTCCCTCAAGGGAGCCAGGGCGCCATCGACACAGCTGTGCTCCACCTGGACACCAACCTAGACATCCGCAGTGGGGACGAGGTCAGCTACCAAGTCACAGCTGGCCCACGCTGGGGGCAACTGCTCCGGGCTGGGCAGCCAGCCATGGCCTTCTCCCAGCAGGACCTGCTGGATGGGACCATTCTCTACAGCCACAATGGCAGCCTCAGCCCCCGCGACACCCTGACCTTCTCTGTGGAGGCGGGGCCCGTGCACACAGATGCCACCCTCCAAGTGACCATTGCCCTGGAAGGCCCACTGGCCCCACTGCATCTggtccaacacaagaaaatctaCGTCTTCCAGGGGGAGGCAGCTGAGATCAGAAGGGACCACCTGGAG GCAGCCCAAGAGGCAGTGCCACCGGCAGACATTGTGTTCTCCGTGAAGACCCCACCGAGCGCCGGCTACCTGGTGACGGTGTCCCACGGCGCCTTAGCGAATGATGCGCCCAGCCTGGACCCCGTGCAGAGCTTCTCCCAGGAGGCGGTGGACGCGGGCAGGGTCCTGTACCTGCACTCCCGCCCCGACGCCTGGAACGATGCCTTCTCCCTAGATGTAGCCTCGGGCCTAGGAGCAACCCTTGAGGGCGTCCGCGTGGAGCTGGAGGTGCTGCCCGCCGCCATCCCACTGGAGGCACAGAACTTCAGTGTCCCCGAGGGCGGCTCCCGCACCCTGGTCCCCCCGCTGCTCCGCATCCCCGGCCCCTACTTCCCCACCCTGCCTGGCCTCAGCCTGCAGGTGCTGCAGCCACCCCAGCATGGGACCTTGCGGACGGAGGAAGGGCCTCAGGACAGGAGCCTTGGAGCCTTCTCCTGGAGAGAG GTGGAACAGCAGCTGATCCACTACGTGCACGATGGGAGCGAGACGCTGACAGACAGCTTCGTCCTGCTGGCCAACGCCTCGGAGATCGACCGCCAGAGCCGCCCCGTGGCCGTTACCATCACCATCCTGCCTGTCAACGAccagccccccaccctcaccGTGAACACAGGCCTGCAG ATGTGGGAGGGAACCACTGTGCCCATCCTGCCCGAGGCCCTTAGGGGCACAGACAGCGACTCGGGGCCTGGGGACCTGGTCTACACCATCGAGCAGCCCAGCAACGGACAGGTAGTGCTGCAGGCAGCACCGGACACTGCGGTACACAGCTTCACGCAGGCCCAGCTCGACGGCGGGCTCGTGCTGTTCATACACTCAG GAGCCCTGGAGGGAGGCTTCCGCTTCAACCTCTCTGACGGGGAGCACACTTCCCCGGGCCACTTCTTCCATGTGATGGCCCAGAAGCAGCTGTTCCTCTCCCTGGAGGGCAGCCGGACGCTGACTGTCTGCCCAG GGTCTGTCCAGCCACTCAGTAGCCAGAACCTGAGAGCCAGCTCCAGCGCAGGCACAGACCCCCGCCACCTGCTCTACCACGTAGTACGGGGCCCACAGCTTGGCCGGTTGTTCCATGCGCAGCAGGGTGGCCCTGGGGAGGCCCTGGTGAACTTCACTCAGGCCGAG GTGTATGCTGGGAATGTTCTGTACGAACACGAGATGCCCCCTGATCCCTTCTGGGAGGCCCACGACACCCTGGAGCTCCAGCTGTCCTCACCCCCTGCCCCCGACGTGGCCGCCACCTTTGCTGTGACCGTGACCTTCGAGGACGCCTGTCCTCGGCGCCCCAGCCGCCTCTGGAGGAACAAAG GTCTCTGGGTCCCCGAGGGCCAGCGGGCCGAGATCACCGTGGCCGCCCTTGACGCCTCCAACCTCCTGGCCAGCGTCCCGTTGCCCCAGCGTGCAGAGCACGACGTGCTCTTCCAGATCACACAGTTCCCCACGCGGGGCCAGCTGCTGGTGTCCGAGGAGCCCCTCCACGCCAGGCAGCCCCACTTCTTGCAGTCCGAGCTGGCCACTGGGCAGCTGGTGTATGCCCATGGCGGTGGGGGCACCCAGCAGGACGGCTTCCGCTTCCGCGCCCACCTCCAGGGTCCGGCCAGGGCCCCCGTGGCGGGGCCCCAAACCTCGGAGGCCTTCACCATCACCGTGCGGGACGTGAATGAGCGGCCGCCTCGGCCCCAGGCCTCCGTCCCACTCCGCCTCCCCCGGGGCTCCCGCGCCCCCGTCTCCCGGGCCCACCTGAGTGTGGTGGACCCAGACTCGGCCCCTGGGGAAATCGAGTATGAGGTGCAGCGGAGTCCCCACAATGGCTTCCTGAGCCTGGCAGGGGGCAGCCCAGGGCCTGTAACCCGCTTCACGCAGGCCGACGTGGACGCGGGGCGGCTGGCCTTCGTGGCCAATGGGAGCAGCGTGGCGGGCATCTTCCAGCTGAGCGTGTCTGACGGGGCGAGCCCACCCCTGCCCATGTCCCTGGCCGTGGACATCCTGCCATCTTCCATCCAGGTGCAGCTGCAGGCCCCCCTAGAGGTGCCCCAAGCTTTGGGCCACGCTGCCCTGAGCCGGCAGCAGATCCAGGTGGTTTCAGATCGGGAGGAGCCCGAGGCCGCGTACCGCCTCACCCAGGGGCCCCAGTACGGGCACCTCCTGGTGGGCGGGCAGCCCGCCTCAGCCTTCAGCCAGCGCCAGGTGGACCAGGGCGAGGTGGTCTTTGCTTTCACCAACTTCTCCTCCGCTCACGACCGCTTCGGCATCCTGGCTCTGGCCAGGGGAGCCAACGCGTCAGCCACAGTGAATGTCACCGTGAGGGCTCTGCTGCACGTCTGGGCAGGGGGGCCGTGGCCCCAGGGGGCCACCCTGCGCCTGGACCCCACCATCCTCGATGCAGCTGAGCTGGCCAACCACACGGGCAGTGTCCCCCGCTTCCGCCTCCTGGCGGGACCTCAGCATGCCCGCGTGGTCCGCGTGCCACGGGCCAGGACAGAGCCCAGGGGCACGCAGCAGTTCACCCAGCTTGTGCAGCAGTTCACCCAGCGGGACCTggaggaggggaggctggggctggaggtgggCAGGCCAGAGGGTGGGCCCCCTGGCCCCACTGGCGACAGCCTCACCCTGGAGCTGTGGGCCCGGGGTGTCCCACCCGCCGTGGCCTCGCTGGACTTCACCACTGAGCCCTACAGTGCAGCCCGGCGCTATGGCGTGGCCCTGCTCAGCCTCCCTGAGGCTGCTCAGACGGAAGCAAGGAAGCCAGAGACCAGCACCCCCACAGGCCAGCCCAGCCTGGAGCCACCAAGCCCGGTGCCCACAGTGGCCAGGGCAGGGTTCTTGGGCTTCCTAGAGGCCAACATGTTCAGCATCATCATCCCCGTGTGCCTGGTCCTCTTGCTCCTGGCACTCATCTTACCGCTGCTCTTCTACCTCCGCAAACGCAACAAGACGGGCAAGCACGATGTGCAGATCCTGGCCGCCAAGCCCCGCAACGGCCTGGCCGGGGACGCCGAGACCTTCCGCAAGGTGGAGCCGGGCCAGGCCATCCCGCTCACCACTGTGCCTGGCCAGGGGCCCCCGCCGGGAGGCCAGCCCGACCCAGAGCTGCTGCAGTTCTGCCGGACAGCCAACCCCGCCCTCAAGAACGGCCAGTACTGGGTGTGA